A genomic window from Salvia miltiorrhiza cultivar Shanhuang (shh) chromosome 5, IMPLAD_Smil_shh, whole genome shotgun sequence includes:
- the LOC130986118 gene encoding uncharacterized protein LOC130986118, which translates to MKQRIVINVPMREEESRKKVMKLASEIKGVSKVEVVKERNHLVVVGEDIDSVKLVNSLRKKFCFANILTIHNHNATTITTTTFDDEVRRRSDNEEDQRWPTQIHYGYPTRTTYDQPGYYAAYPVYDPNPPTPCSIM; encoded by the exons ATGAAG CAACGTATTGTGATTAACGTCCCAATGAGGGAGGAGGAGAGTAGAAAAAAGGTCATGAAGCTTGCCTCCGAAATTAAAG GAGTGAGCAAAGTTGAGGTAGTAAAGGAAAGGAACCATTTGGTGGTGGTGGGAGAAGACATTGACTCGGTTAAGCTGGTCAACTCACTAAGGAAGAAATTCTGCTTCGCCAACATTCTCACCATTCACAATCACAAtgcaacaacaataacaacaacaacgtTCGACGATGAGGTGAGGCGGCGTTCAGACAACGAAGAAGACCAGCGCTGGCCCACCCAAATTCACTACGGATATCCGACCCGAACTACTTATGATCAACCCGGTTACTACGCGGCTTACCCGGTTTATGATCCGAATCCTCCAACTCCTTGCTCCATCATGTGA